The Triticum aestivum cultivar Chinese Spring chromosome 7B, IWGSC CS RefSeq v2.1, whole genome shotgun sequence genome window below encodes:
- the LOC123156120 gene encoding probable L-type lectin-domain containing receptor kinase S.7, with translation MAADLLLLRFVPLLLLLLAASLVPPASSASPSAGKNNTVSIDSATLSFSDLTLLGDAFLRNGSVGLTRDTGVPSSSAGTVLCSRPVALRGSANATASFAARFSFVIANQNAGSTGGDGIAFFISSDRATLGATGGYLGLFNSSVAAAAVPNDDDAEDPAIVAVEFDTMVNAELGDPSDNHVGLDLGSPASVSAVDLADSGIVLKSGNLTTAWIDYRGVEHLLEVSLSYSGVKPKRPVFSAVVDLSPYLKEAMYVGFSASTEGSTQQHTIKEWTFQTFGLPPATNASSFTNTTSNVSEPAVPGVAASGGATSKKRFGRAITILGPVALAVAFMFFACVSVKKLAELSSKKDAVFLPGLLKGPRKFSHKELSMATRGFHASRVIGRGAFGTVYKAAMPGAATTYAVKRSTQAHQSRSEFVAELSVIACLRHKNLVQLEGWCDEKGELLLVYEYMPNGSLDKALYGDPCTLSWPERHNVAAGIASVLSYLHQECEQRVIHRDIKTGNILLDGNLSPRLGDFGLARLMDHNKSPVSTLTAGTMGYLAPEYLQSGKATDQTDVFSYGVVVLEVCCGRRPIDREEADKDGAGSKNNVNLVDWVWRLHGEDRLIEAADARLNGEFDREGMLRLLLVGLSCANPNCEERPAMRRVVQILNSEADPVPVPRKKPLLVFSSSASIKLQEMAFSCGDDVRGGYPAATTTNPASPRSEGADIER, from the coding sequence atggccgccgacctcctcctcctccgcttcgtgccgctcctcctgctgctgctagcGGCGTCCCTCGTGCCGCCCGCCTCCTCCGCGTCGCCGTCGGCGGGGAAGAACAACACCGTCAGTATCGACTCGGCCACGCTCTCCTTCTCCGACCTCACGCTGCTGGGGGACGCCTTCCTGCGGAACGGCTCCGTGGGGCTGACGCGCGACACCGGCGTGCCGTCCTCCAGCGCCGGCACCGTGCTCTGCAGCCGCCCCGTCGCACTCCGGGGCAGCGCCAACGCCACCGCCTCCTTCGCCGCCAGGTTCTCCTTCGTCATCGCCAACCAGAACGCCGGCTCCACCGGCGGCGACGGCATCGCCTTCTTCATCTCCTCCGACCGCGCCACGCTCGGCGctaccggcggctacctcggcctCTTCAACTCCTCGGTCGCTGCTGCTGCCGTTCCGAATGACGACGACGCCGAAGACCCCGCCATCGTCGCCGTGGAGTTCGACACCATGGTCAACGCCGAGCTCGGCGACCCCAGCGACAACCACGTCGGGCTGGACCTCGGCTCGCCGGCCTCCGTCAGCGCGGTCGACCTCGCAGACTCCGGGATCGTCCTCAAGAGCGGCAACCTCACCACCGCGTGGATCGATTACCGCGGGGTCGAACACCTCCTCGAGGTATCGCTGAGCTACTCCGGTGTCAAGCCGAAGAGGCCCGTCTTCTCCGCGGTCGTCGACCTCTCGCCGTACCTCAAGGAGGCCATGTACGTCGGCTTCTCTGCCTCCACGGAGGGGAGCACACAGCAACACACCATCAAGGAATGGACCTTTCAGACCTTCGGATTGCCGCCGGCGACCAACGCCTCCTCCTTTACCAACACCACGAGCAATGTCTCGGAGCCGGCGGTGCCCGGCGTGGCCGCGAGCGGCGGGGCGACCAGCAAGAAAAGGTTTGGGCGCGCCATCACCATCCTCGGCCCCGTCGCGCTCGCCGTCGCGTTCATGTTCTTCGCCTGTGTGTCCGTCAAGAAGCTGGCGGAGCTCAGCTCCAAGAAGGACGCCGTCTTCCTGCCGGGGCTGCTCAAGGGGCCAAGGAAGTTCAGCCACAAGGAGCTGAGCATGGCGACCAGAGGATTCCACGCGAGCAGAGTCATCGGCAGAGGCGCGTTCGGCACGGTGTACAAGGCGGCCATGCCGGGCGCGGCCACCACGTACGCCGTGAAGCGGTCGACGCAGGCGCACCAGAGCCGGAGCGAGTTCGTCGCCGAGCTCTCCGTCATCGCCTGCCTCCGGCATAAGAACCTGGTCCAGCTCGAGGGCTGGTGCGACGAGAAGGGCGAGTTGCTGCTCGTGTACGAGTACATGCCCAACGGCAGTCTGGACAAGGCGCTGTACGGCGACCCCTGCACGCTCTCCTGGCCGGAGCGCCACAACGTGGCCGCCGGCATCGCGTCCGTGCTGTCCTACCTCCACCAGGAATGCGAGCAGCGCGTGATCCACAGGGACATCAAGACGGGCAACATCCTGCTCGATGGCAACCTGAGCCCCCGGCTGGGCGACTTCGGGCTCGCCCGGCTCATGGACCACAACAAGAGCCCGGTATCCACGCTCACCGCGGGCACCATGGGGTACCTCGCGCCGGAGTACCTGCAGTCCGGCAAGGCCACGGACCAGACCGACGTGTTCAGCTAcggcgtggtggtgctggaggTGTGCTGCGGGAGGCGGCCGATCGATAGGGAGGAGGCCGACAAGGACGGGGCCGGGAGCAAGAACAACGTAAACCTGGTGGACTGGGTGTGGCGGCTGCACGGCGAGGACCGGCTCATCGAGGCCGCCGACGCGCGGCTGAACGGCGAGTTCGACCGGGAGGGGATGCTGCGGCTGCTGCTCGTCGGGCTGAGCTGCGCCAACCCGAACTGCGAGGAGCGGCCGGCGATGCGGCGGGTGGTGCAGATACTGAACAGCGAGGCCGACCCGGTGCCGGTGCCGCGGAAGAAGCCGCTCCTCGTGTTCAGCTCCAGCGCGTCGATCAAGCTGCAGGAGATGGCCTTCTCCTGCGGCGACGACGTCAGAGGAGGCTACCCGGCGGCCACCACCACCAACCCGGCGTCCCCGAGATCGGAGGGAGCCGACATAGAAAGGTGA